A genomic region of Runella rosea contains the following coding sequences:
- a CDS encoding isoamylase early set domain-containing protein, translated as MAIAKQFLKSKPVCKVTFSLSADVVADAKDVAVVGEFNDWAAEAATKLKKQKDGSYKATLELEAGKEYAFRYLIDGATWTNDEAADKYIPSGVSYEENSVIVL; from the coding sequence ATGGCTATTGCAAAGCAATTTTTGAAAAGCAAACCTGTCTGCAAAGTAACGTTCTCTCTGTCTGCTGATGTAGTGGCAGATGCTAAAGATGTAGCAGTAGTAGGCGAGTTTAATGACTGGGCTGCCGAAGCCGCTACTAAATTGAAGAAACAGAAAGATGGTTCATATAAAGCAACGCTCGAATTGGAAGCTGGAAAAGAATACGCTTTCCGTTATTTGATCGACGGCGCTACCTGGACCAACGACGAAGCCGCTGACAAATATATCCCAAGCGGAGTATCTTACGAAGAGAACTCAGTAATCGTTCTGTAA
- the accC gene encoding acetyl-CoA carboxylase biotin carboxylase subunit has translation MPSIKKILVANRGEIALRVMRTAREMGIKTVAIYSEPDRTALHVRYADESVCIGPAASSESYLRGDKIIEVCKQLGVDAIHPGYGFLSENARFSQMVKDAGLIFIGPSAQSIEIMGDKLSAKRTVAKYNIPMVPGTPDAVEDRAEAKLIANQIGYPVLIKASAGGGGKGMRIVENEEEFDEQMERAVSEAIASFGDGAVFVEKYVASPRHVEIQVLGDQHGNIIHLFERECSVQRRHQKVVEEAPSSCLTPEIREAMGKCAVDVARSCGYYGAGTVEFIVDEKLNFYFLEMNTRLQVEHPVSEMITGVDLVRQMIYVAEGKVLEIKQEDLKINGHAMEVRVYAEDPTNNFLPDVGTLHTYVRPQGNGVRVDDGFEQGMAIPIYYDPMIAKLITYAATRQESIDKMVRAIDEYEITGVQTTLGFCRFVMLHEAFTSGQFDTHFVKHYFTPEVLKKGIDEEEAQIAAALVGYLMEQSKKPVSGSTGAAVPVKSKWKANRMN, from the coding sequence ATGCCTTCTATAAAAAAAATCCTTGTAGCCAACCGTGGTGAAATTGCGTTGCGTGTGATGCGCACCGCCCGTGAAATGGGCATCAAAACAGTAGCCATATATAGCGAGCCTGACCGTACGGCCTTGCATGTTAGATACGCCGACGAGTCGGTGTGTATTGGCCCAGCGGCCTCTTCAGAGTCTTATTTGAGAGGCGACAAAATCATTGAAGTGTGTAAGCAGTTAGGAGTCGATGCAATTCATCCGGGATACGGGTTTTTATCGGAAAATGCCCGCTTTTCGCAAATGGTAAAAGACGCAGGATTGATTTTTATTGGCCCGTCGGCGCAGAGCATTGAGATTATGGGCGATAAATTATCGGCCAAACGAACCGTTGCAAAGTATAATATTCCGATGGTGCCCGGCACGCCCGATGCGGTTGAAGACCGCGCGGAGGCTAAATTAATTGCGAATCAAATTGGTTATCCGGTTTTGATTAAAGCTAGTGCTGGCGGTGGGGGCAAAGGAATGCGCATTGTTGAGAATGAAGAAGAGTTTGATGAACAAATGGAGCGTGCCGTCAGTGAGGCTATTGCCTCGTTTGGCGATGGTGCCGTTTTTGTCGAAAAATACGTCGCATCGCCTCGTCACGTAGAAATTCAAGTGTTGGGGGACCAGCACGGCAACATCATTCATTTATTTGAGCGTGAATGCTCGGTACAGCGTCGGCACCAAAAAGTGGTGGAAGAAGCGCCTTCGTCTTGTCTGACGCCTGAAATCCGGGAAGCCATGGGTAAATGCGCCGTTGACGTGGCGCGTTCGTGTGGGTATTATGGTGCGGGAACGGTAGAATTTATTGTCGATGAAAAACTCAATTTCTATTTTCTTGAAATGAACACCCGTTTGCAAGTAGAACACCCTGTGTCGGAGATGATTACGGGCGTAGACTTAGTACGGCAAATGATTTATGTCGCAGAAGGAAAAGTCTTGGAAATCAAACAAGAAGACCTGAAAATCAATGGGCACGCGATGGAAGTACGTGTATATGCCGAAGACCCGACCAACAATTTTTTGCCAGATGTCGGAACATTACATACCTACGTTCGTCCGCAGGGGAATGGTGTGCGGGTAGACGATGGGTTTGAGCAAGGCATGGCTATTCCGATTTACTACGACCCAATGATTGCAAAATTGATAACGTATGCGGCTACGCGTCAGGAGTCTATTGATAAGATGGTAAGGGCCATAGATGAGTACGAAATCACGGGCGTACAAACGACGTTGGGCTTCTGTCGATTTGTGATGTTGCACGAAGCATTTACTTCGGGTCAATTTGATACCCATTTTGTGAAGCATTATTTTACTCCAGAAGTACTCAAAAAAGGCATAGATGAAGAGGAGGCCCAAATTGCGGCGGCGTTGGTGGGGTATTTGATGGAGCAGTCAAAGAAGCCAGTTAGTGGCAGCACGGGTGCGGCAGTACCCGTTAAAAGTAAGTGGAAAGCCAACCGGATGAACTAA
- a CDS encoding group III truncated hemoglobin encodes MPKLLETREDVELMVNQFYQKIRQDAELGYIFEEVAHIDWELHLPKMYDFWEGILLGTANYMGRPMPPHFRLTTKHTLTPAHFDRWLHLFFENVDALFEGDIAAEAKYRAYSIATIMNQRVQQVNAQISEEN; translated from the coding sequence ATGCCAAAACTATTGGAAACCCGTGAAGATGTAGAGCTGATGGTTAATCAGTTTTACCAAAAAATTCGTCAGGATGCTGAGCTTGGGTATATTTTTGAGGAGGTTGCACACATAGATTGGGAGTTGCATCTACCAAAAATGTATGATTTTTGGGAAGGAATTTTGCTGGGAACGGCCAATTATATGGGCCGTCCTATGCCCCCTCATTTTCGCCTGACCACCAAGCATACACTTACGCCAGCGCACTTTGATCGTTGGCTTCATTTGTTTTTTGAAAACGTGGATGCCCTGTTTGAAGGTGACATTGCTGCCGAAGCCAAGTACCGTGCTTATAGTATAGCAACAATCATGAACCAACGGGTTCAGCAGGTAAATGCGCAGATTTCGGAAGAAAATTGA
- a CDS encoding thioredoxin family protein, whose amino-acid sequence MKKKFWVPFIITLTLGTLVSAALRQEHPQTPPAGYPIGGTVADFKLKNIDGSVISLSNYKDKKGVIVVFTSNHCPFSKAYEERIIGLDKKYAAQGFPVLAINSNDASDYEENSFDNMKKRAQEKGYSFPYLQDETQAVAKAFGATRTPHVFILRNDGGKFTVQYIGTIDDNYQDPAGVTKRYVEDAVSNILMGKPVVVTQTKAVGCAIGWKDA is encoded by the coding sequence ATGAAAAAGAAATTTTGGGTACCATTTATCATAACACTGACCTTAGGTACTTTGGTCAGCGCGGCACTTCGACAAGAGCACCCTCAAACCCCGCCTGCGGGCTACCCGATAGGTGGAACCGTGGCCGACTTCAAGCTTAAAAACATAGACGGTAGCGTTATTTCTTTATCAAATTACAAAGACAAAAAAGGCGTAATCGTCGTCTTTACTAGCAATCATTGCCCTTTTTCGAAGGCCTATGAAGAGCGTATCATCGGATTGGATAAAAAATACGCCGCACAGGGCTTTCCTGTATTGGCCATTAACTCTAACGACGCTAGTGATTATGAAGAAAATTCCTTTGACAACATGAAAAAACGCGCTCAGGAAAAAGGATACTCGTTCCCTTATTTACAGGATGAAACCCAAGCGGTTGCAAAAGCATTTGGCGCTACGCGTACTCCTCATGTATTTATACTACGAAACGACGGAGGTAAATTTACGGTACAGTACATCGGAACCATCGACGACAATTATCAAGACCCCGCTGGGGTAACTAAAAGATACGTTGAGGATGCTGTCTCCAATATTCTGATGGGTAAGCCAGTAGTTGTAACCCAAACGAAGGCCGTTGGCTGCGCCATTGGTTGGAAAGACGCTTAA
- a CDS encoding histidine phosphatase family protein — translation MSSKTIYLIRHGETDYNRRGVVQGSGIDAHLNELGEAQAKAFFEVYKDITFDKVYTSKLIRTVQSVRGFLDKGLPHEAYEGLNEISWGVREGRTPNSMDNDYYRWLVTSWQQGKTDLQAEGGESPEDVQKRQLPVIDLILARPEEKTVLVAMHGRAMRVLLATIFNRPLHLMDEFLHTNLGLYLLHYDYNSKSFSLQKENDIAHLQSLETL, via the coding sequence TTGTCTTCTAAAACTATTTATTTGATTCGCCACGGCGAAACAGATTATAATCGTCGCGGTGTTGTACAAGGAAGCGGCATTGATGCCCATCTCAACGAACTTGGTGAGGCACAAGCAAAAGCGTTTTTTGAGGTATATAAAGACATCACATTTGATAAAGTATACACGTCAAAGTTGATCAGGACGGTACAAAGTGTACGCGGTTTTTTGGATAAGGGTCTGCCGCATGAGGCGTATGAGGGACTTAATGAGATTAGTTGGGGAGTTAGAGAGGGACGTACGCCCAACAGCATGGACAACGACTATTATCGTTGGCTGGTGACCAGTTGGCAGCAGGGAAAAACTGATTTACAGGCCGAAGGAGGAGAAAGTCCAGAAGATGTTCAAAAAAGGCAGTTGCCAGTCATTGACTTGATTCTGGCGCGCCCCGAAGAAAAAACGGTGTTGGTGGCCATGCATGGCCGGGCAATGAGGGTACTTTTAGCCACTATTTTTAATCGGCCTTTGCACTTGATGGATGAGTTTCTACACACTAATTTGGGCTTATATCTGTTGCATTACGATTACAATTCAAAAAGTTTTTCTCTACAAAAAGAAAACGATATTGCTCATTTACAATCTCTCGAAACCCTCTAA
- the pyrF gene encoding orotidine-5'-phosphate decarboxylase, whose amino-acid sequence MNRTQLIEQIKRKKSFLCVGLDPDLKKLPKHILREPDAIFEFNKRLIDATAPYAVAYKPNIAFYEALGPRGWNSLQRTLGYIPKDCFTIADAKRGDIGNTSSLYAQAFFDKGSSGMSFDSITVAPYMGRDSVIPFLEFKDKWVILLALTSNEGSVDFQTMMMNPKLSRNDDDDFGLSNSQVVLDNENEYLFERVIRVSQQWGGNDRLMYVVGATQAPMLQQIRKLAPEHFLLIPGVGAQGGSLEEVCKYGMTKECGLLVNASRSIIYASSGIDFAQKAGEEAKRMQQEMEQQLQAFKII is encoded by the coding sequence ATGAATCGTACTCAACTGATTGAACAGATAAAACGAAAAAAATCATTCCTCTGTGTTGGCCTTGATCCTGATTTAAAAAAACTCCCTAAGCATATTCTCCGTGAGCCAGATGCCATTTTTGAGTTTAACAAACGGCTCATCGACGCCACAGCCCCTTATGCCGTAGCCTATAAACCCAACATTGCTTTTTATGAAGCCCTTGGGCCCCGAGGTTGGAATAGTTTGCAGCGTACGTTAGGGTACATACCCAAGGATTGTTTTACCATTGCCGACGCCAAACGTGGTGATATCGGCAATACTTCTTCTCTCTACGCTCAGGCGTTTTTTGATAAAGGTTCTTCGGGAATGTCGTTTGATAGTATCACGGTAGCACCTTATATGGGGCGAGATTCGGTCATTCCTTTTTTGGAATTTAAAGATAAGTGGGTGATTTTGTTGGCCTTGACTTCCAACGAAGGCAGCGTTGATTTTCAAACCATGATGATGAACCCCAAGCTTTCCCGTAACGACGACGATGATTTTGGGCTTTCCAACAGTCAGGTTGTGCTGGATAACGAAAACGAATATTTGTTTGAGCGGGTCATTCGGGTATCTCAACAGTGGGGGGGCAATGACCGCCTTATGTATGTTGTGGGGGCTACGCAGGCACCCATGTTGCAACAAATCCGTAAGCTTGCGCCTGAGCATTTTCTGTTGATTCCAGGCGTAGGTGCGCAGGGTGGCAGCTTGGAAGAAGTATGTAAATACGGCATGACTAAAGAATGTGGATTATTGGTCAATGCTTCGCGGAGCATTATTTATGCGTCTTCAGGGATTGATTTTGCCCAAAAGGCAGGTGAAGAGGCAAAGCGAATGCAACAGGAAATGGAGCAACAATTGCAAGCGTTTAAGATAATATAA
- a CDS encoding DoxX family protein: MELFGFSVLLLSKLFFAAFNGILFTQSGLDKVFHYQGNLDYFKDHFKKSPLASTVGLLMPVITLLETSAGVTSLIGLLLLLLGHDAGNSVAAAGLGLGGLSLVCLFFGQRVAQDYAGAAALVPYFLMTMAGFVLYAF, encoded by the coding sequence ATGGAACTTTTTGGATTTTCTGTATTACTACTTTCCAAACTCTTTTTTGCAGCGTTTAATGGAATTCTATTCACCCAGTCGGGCTTGGACAAAGTCTTTCATTATCAAGGCAATCTCGATTATTTTAAAGACCATTTCAAAAAATCGCCCCTTGCCTCTACCGTTGGTTTACTGATGCCCGTCATTACCCTGCTCGAAACATCGGCAGGTGTCACCTCTTTAATTGGCTTACTCTTACTGCTACTTGGACACGACGCGGGTAACAGCGTGGCGGCGGCTGGCCTGGGATTGGGAGGGTTATCGTTGGTGTGTCTATTTTTTGGCCAACGAGTTGCGCAGGATTATGCAGGAGCAGCGGCATTAGTGCCTTACTTTCTGATGACAATGGCCGGGTTTGTCTTGTACGCCTTTTAA
- a CDS encoding TlpA disulfide reductase family protein, with translation MIKSIGLLGIWLFFGHQVIQAQEVSVVKWKEIQDILSQSSDTTYIVNFWATWCKPCVAELPHFEEVQKNYKDRNVKVIMVSMDFAKDLTVRVIPFVSQHQLTGKVWLLNEPDANNWIDKISTEWSGAIPATLIVNNQKKKKVFFEQKLDYDRLVKELSDFL, from the coding sequence ATGATAAAAAGCATTGGATTGTTGGGCATTTGGTTATTTTTTGGGCATCAAGTCATTCAGGCTCAGGAGGTATCGGTTGTGAAATGGAAAGAAATTCAAGACATTTTGTCACAGTCGTCCGATACTACATACATTGTTAATTTCTGGGCCACATGGTGCAAACCCTGCGTGGCGGAATTGCCGCACTTTGAAGAGGTTCAAAAAAATTACAAAGACCGGAATGTCAAAGTAATCATGGTTAGCATGGATTTTGCAAAGGATTTAACGGTGCGGGTAATTCCGTTTGTAAGTCAACATCAACTCACAGGAAAAGTTTGGTTGTTGAATGAACCCGACGCCAACAATTGGATTGATAAAATCAGCACCGAATGGTCGGGGGCTATTCCAGCAACCTTGATTGTCAACAATCAAAAAAAGAAAAAAGTCTTTTTTGAACAAAAATTAGACTATGACCGTTTGGTGAAGGAACTATCTGATTTTCTGTGA
- a CDS encoding thioredoxin family protein translates to MKKGILLLIFAWFGLYTTQVEAQTLQWTSFEHLNDSLRKERRPLLIFIHTDWCKYCKMMELKTFTEPELVKVLNSQFYCLDLNAEDARTILFLNKKYKFKPTGVNTGVHELAELLGTDKGRLTYPTTVFFDQHLQLQNRMVGAVEAKQLQQFFE, encoded by the coding sequence ATGAAAAAAGGCATTCTCCTCCTGATTTTTGCTTGGTTTGGGCTTTATACCACTCAGGTAGAAGCCCAAACTCTACAATGGACGTCATTCGAGCATCTAAATGATAGCTTGCGTAAAGAGCGCCGTCCTTTGCTGATTTTTATCCATACAGATTGGTGTAAATATTGCAAAATGATGGAATTGAAAACATTTACCGAACCCGAGCTTGTGAAGGTGTTAAACTCCCAATTTTACTGTTTAGACCTTAATGCCGAAGATGCCCGTACAATTCTGTTTTTAAACAAAAAGTATAAATTTAAACCTACAGGCGTCAATACGGGGGTGCATGAATTGGCGGAACTGCTGGGAACCGATAAAGGTCGGTTGACATATCCTACCACGGTATTTTTTGACCAACATCTGCAATTGCAAAATAGAATGGTGGGAGCCGTGGAAGCCAAACAGTTGCAGCAGTTTTTTGAATGA
- a CDS encoding TonB-dependent receptor: MKKLYTLLAFVLVQLSAYAQTGSIRGTVTVKGKPLEFATAALKGTPYGTTTNELGVFELKNVKYGTYQLVISSIGYRNITKAVTISEAKFFQELTLQTEELENSLSEVVVTGTMKEVSKLDSPVPVEIYTPVFFKRNPVPNLFESLQNINGIRPQLNCNVCNTGDIHINGLEGPYTMIMIDGMPIVSGLSTVYGLSGIPSALIERVEIVKGPASTLYGSEAVGGLINVITKKPSSAPLVSADVMGTSWSEFNTDLGVKYRLGEKVQSLFGLNYFNFQQPTDKNGDGFTDITLQNRISLFNKFSVERKDNRLFTVGARYVYEDRWGGQTQWTPKYRGSNEVYAETIQTKRWEVIGAYQLPIKEKITFQFSANGHNQDSYYGTTPFNALQTIAFGQLTWDKKAGENHDLLIGTALRYTHYDDNTPATAIDGRNAPSVVKLPGIFAQDEISLNANNKLLLGLRYDYNSIHGSILTPRLNYKWTSTDKKNVLRASFGNGYRVANVFTEDHAALTGARQVVFTEELKPERSWNGNVNYVRKFFLTNGSFIGLDATAFYTYFNNRIIPDYLTDPNKIIYSNLAGNAVSRGISLNVDFSFANGLKAMAGATAMDVFQREDDGSGELVKMTQLLTEKFTGVWSVSYSFQRIGLSIDYTGNLYGPMKLPILGPMDPRPAYSPWWSLQNIQLTKKFNNGLEIYGGVKNLLNFTPTRDAIARAFDPFDKQVTFGADGQVIPTPNNPNALTFDPSYVYAPNQGIRTFLGIRYNLFK; encoded by the coding sequence ATGAAGAAACTATATACATTGCTGGCATTTGTGCTAGTACAACTTTCTGCGTATGCCCAAACAGGAAGTATTAGAGGTACTGTGACCGTAAAAGGAAAACCACTTGAGTTTGCTACGGCAGCCCTTAAGGGTACACCATATGGTACTACCACCAATGAATTAGGGGTTTTTGAACTTAAAAATGTAAAATACGGAACGTATCAGTTGGTTATATCTTCTATCGGATACCGCAACATCACCAAGGCGGTGACGATTTCGGAAGCGAAGTTTTTTCAGGAACTTACCCTGCAAACCGAAGAATTGGAAAATTCGCTCAGTGAGGTAGTGGTTACAGGAACCATGAAAGAAGTATCAAAGCTTGACAGTCCCGTTCCCGTTGAAATTTACACGCCTGTTTTTTTTAAGCGGAATCCAGTTCCAAACTTATTTGAATCACTGCAAAACATCAACGGGATTCGCCCACAGTTGAACTGTAACGTTTGCAACACGGGCGATATCCACATCAATGGCTTGGAAGGGCCTTACACCATGATTATGATTGACGGAATGCCCATCGTTTCGGGCTTGTCAACGGTGTATGGTTTGAGCGGAATTCCGAGTGCGCTTATCGAGCGGGTAGAAATTGTAAAAGGTCCTGCATCAACGCTTTATGGCTCTGAAGCGGTAGGTGGTCTGATTAATGTTATCACTAAAAAACCATCGTCAGCTCCTTTGGTATCGGCTGATGTCATGGGAACTTCATGGTCTGAGTTTAATACTGATTTAGGCGTAAAATACCGGTTAGGTGAAAAAGTCCAATCATTGTTTGGTCTAAACTACTTTAATTTTCAGCAGCCCACTGATAAAAACGGAGACGGATTTACGGATATTACCCTTCAAAATCGTATTTCATTATTCAATAAATTTAGTGTTGAACGCAAAGACAATCGTTTGTTTACGGTAGGTGCCCGCTACGTGTACGAAGACCGTTGGGGAGGTCAAACCCAATGGACACCCAAATACCGAGGAAGTAATGAAGTGTATGCTGAAACGATTCAAACCAAACGATGGGAGGTGATAGGAGCGTATCAATTGCCTATCAAAGAGAAAATCACGTTTCAATTTTCGGCCAACGGCCACAATCAGGATTCATACTACGGTACTACTCCCTTTAACGCCTTGCAAACGATTGCTTTCGGACAGTTAACGTGGGATAAGAAAGCGGGAGAAAATCACGATTTGCTGATTGGCACTGCTCTTCGCTACACACATTACGACGATAATACTCCTGCCACCGCAATTGATGGTCGGAATGCGCCTTCTGTTGTGAAACTCCCCGGAATATTTGCTCAAGATGAAATTTCCCTGAATGCCAATAACAAATTGTTGTTAGGACTTCGCTATGACTACAACTCCATTCACGGAAGTATTCTGACGCCCCGTTTAAACTACAAATGGACCTCCACGGACAAAAAAAATGTATTGCGGGCGAGTTTTGGCAATGGCTACCGCGTAGCCAATGTATTTACCGAAGACCACGCTGCCCTGACGGGAGCGCGGCAGGTGGTATTTACGGAAGAATTGAAGCCCGAACGTTCGTGGAATGGTAATGTGAACTACGTACGCAAATTCTTCCTGACAAACGGAAGCTTCATTGGTTTGGACGCCACGGCATTTTATACCTATTTCAATAACCGTATCATTCCTGATTACTTGACCGATCCTAACAAAATCATTTACAGTAATTTAGCGGGTAACGCCGTATCGCGTGGGATTTCGCTAAATGTGGATTTTTCTTTTGCTAACGGTCTGAAAGCCATGGCAGGCGCTACGGCCATGGATGTATTCCAACGAGAGGATGATGGAAGTGGGGAGTTGGTAAAAATGACGCAATTGCTGACGGAGAAATTTACGGGTGTTTGGTCTGTTTCGTACTCTTTCCAGCGCATCGGCTTGTCGATTGATTATACTGGAAATCTCTATGGCCCGATGAAGTTGCCCATTTTAGGGCCGATGGACCCACGCCCAGCGTATTCGCCTTGGTGGAGCTTACAGAATATTCAATTGACCAAGAAATTTAACAACGGGCTGGAAATCTATGGAGGTGTAAAGAACCTGCTCAACTTTACCCCAACACGCGATGCCATTGCCCGGGCCTTTGACCCTTTTGATAAACAGGTGACTTTTGGTGCCGACGGGCAGGTGATTCCGACGCCCAATAACCCCAATGCGTTGACGTTTGACCCCTCGTACGTGTATGCACCCAACCAAGGTATTCGTACATTTTTGGGAATTAGATATAACTTATTCAAATGA
- a CDS encoding glycosyltransferase family 2 protein yields MYKNKKVIVVMPAYKAALTLEKTYLEIPFDLVDEVILVDDASPDNTTEVAERLGIKHVIRHDKNKGYGGNQKTCYSKALELGGDIVIMLHPDYQYTPLLLTAMISIIGNDLYQVVFGSRILGKGALKGGMPMYKYIANRFLTLAQNILMNQKLSEYHTGYRAFSGEVLRNVPFNKCDDDFVFDNEMIAQVFWKGYEIAEVTCPTKYFDEASSINFQRSMKYGLGVLRVSVRYCLAKLGFWKWSLLEI; encoded by the coding sequence ATGTATAAAAACAAAAAAGTGATTGTTGTAATGCCTGCGTATAAGGCAGCGCTTACGCTCGAAAAAACGTACCTTGAAATACCTTTTGATTTGGTCGATGAGGTGATTTTGGTGGATGATGCCAGTCCCGACAATACCACCGAAGTGGCAGAACGGCTTGGGATTAAACACGTGATTCGCCACGATAAAAATAAAGGTTATGGTGGAAACCAAAAAACCTGCTATTCTAAAGCACTTGAACTTGGGGGCGACATTGTTATCATGCTTCACCCTGATTATCAGTATACTCCCTTACTACTTACGGCCATGATCTCAATCATTGGCAATGATCTTTACCAAGTAGTATTTGGGTCAAGAATTTTGGGAAAAGGAGCACTTAAAGGGGGAATGCCGATGTATAAATACATTGCAAATCGGTTTTTGACGCTTGCGCAAAATATTCTAATGAATCAAAAATTATCAGAATACCATACGGGGTATCGCGCCTTTTCTGGCGAAGTACTGCGAAATGTTCCTTTCAATAAGTGTGATGATGATTTTGTCTTTGACAACGAAATGATTGCCCAAGTTTTCTGGAAAGGTTACGAAATCGCGGAAGTGACGTGTCCGACCAAGTATTTTGATGAAGCTTCTTCCATTAATTTTCAACGAAGCATGAAATATGGCTTGGGGGTTTTGAGGGTCTCAGTCCGATATTGTTTGGCCAAGCTAGGGTTTTGGAAGTGGAGCTTACTGGAAATTTAA
- a CDS encoding hotdog fold thioesterase, giving the protein MFNKNIALEQLQQWNKNTIGDHLGIEYLEIGEDYLVARMPVDHRTHQPFGILHGGASVVLAETLGSLSSFLLLPDTTKQQAVGLDINANHIRAVKSGWVYGKSTPLHVGRTTHVWEIRITNEENKLVCISRLTMAIINL; this is encoded by the coding sequence ATGTTCAACAAAAATATTGCACTCGAACAACTTCAACAATGGAACAAAAACACCATTGGCGACCATTTAGGAATCGAATACCTTGAAATCGGAGAGGATTATCTAGTGGCGCGAATGCCCGTTGACCACCGTACGCATCAACCATTTGGTATACTGCACGGGGGAGCATCTGTTGTTTTGGCCGAAACCCTTGGCAGCCTCTCATCATTCCTACTCCTGCCCGATACTACCAAACAGCAGGCCGTAGGCCTTGACATTAATGCCAATCATATTCGAGCGGTAAAAAGTGGGTGGGTATACGGAAAATCCACCCCTCTTCACGTTGGTCGAACGACGCACGTCTGGGAAATCCGGATTACGAACGAAGAAAACAAACTGGTTTGTATCAGCCGTTTAACAATGGCTATTATCAACCTATAA